The DNA sequence GGTGGGGGTGGAGAGAATaatggaggaggaggtgggGAATTTGGTGGAGGTGGGGGAGAGTTTGGTGGAGGCGGGGGTGGTGGTGGTCGGATACAATACACCGGCGCTGGTGGTGGAGNNNNNNNNNNNNNNNNNNNNNNNNNNNNNNNNNNNNNNNNNNNNNNNNNNNNNNNNNNNNNNNNNNNNNNNNNNNNNNNNNNNNNNNNNNNNNNNNNNNNNNNNNNNNNNNNNNNNNNNNNNNNNNNNNNNNNNNNNNNNNNNNNNNNNNNNNNNNNNNNNNNNNNNNNNNNNNNNNNNNNNNNNNNNNNNNNNNNNNNNNNNNNNNNNNNNNNNNNNNNNNNNNNNNNNNNNNNNNNNNNNNNNNNNNNNNNNNNNNNNNNNNNNNNNNNNNNNNNNNNNNNNNNNNNNNNNNNNNNNNNNNNNNNNNNNNNNNNNNNNNNNNNNNAGACTGGCGGTGGTGGGGGCGGTGGAGAGGGCGGAGGAGGGGAAGGTGGTGGTGGGGGAGGAGAGTAGACAGGCGGCGGTGGAGAAGGCGGAGGTGGGGAAGGTGGAGGCGGGGGAGGAGAGTGTGGTCGGTAAATGGGGTGTGAATCCCAATCAGGTGGCGGCGGAGATGAAACAACAACAGGTGGCGGAGAAGGCACCACCACAGGTGGCGACGGAGCAACATAAGAAGGACATCCAAAAGAACTGCAATCCACAGGCTTAGACAAGAACGACTTACATTGCCTCTCCGAACGCTGCACCGGCCGCTTCGGAATACAGTTCCTCCGATCATCAAAGCCCGGCAACGCCAAGCACGACGGCGCTTCTCCAGTAAAGAAATTATACGAATAGGTAAAGTTCTTCAGATTCGGCAACTTACAGATACTCTCCGGAACCTTCCCGGACAAGAAATTATGCGCCACATTCAGCTGCTCTAAACTCACCATTCCACCGATCGTCTCCGGCAACGCCCCAAGAAACTCATTAAAACTCAAATCCAACACCGTCAGATTCTTCAGCAACCCAATCTCCGGCGGCAAACACGACCGAAACCCATTATTCATCAGAATAATCTCATTCAACCTCGTCATATTCCCAATACTCCCCGGCACACAGCCGTGAAATTTGTTATTCGCAAGAACAATCACCGAAACCGGCGAGTTCCCGAAATTTTCCGGCAAGTCAAACCGGAATCTATTGTGGTTGATGAAAATAGCGTCCAAATCCTTGTCGAAAAGCTCTTTAGGAACGGTCCCTTCAAACTCATTAAACCTCAGATCCAAAAACTTCAGCTCCGGCAGCTCGAGAACCACCCGAGGGAACTTTCCGGCGAAGCGATTGTTGCTCAGATCCAACTCAAACAGCATCTTCAAGTGCTTAAACTTGTGAGGCACAGTGCCGCAAAACCGGTTGGAGTTGATATGGAACAATGCAAGATCCACAAGAAGGCCGAGCTCCTCCGGCAAGTAGCCGGCAATGTCGCCATGGTTAAGGTCGATTCCGGCGACCGTACGGATCGAGGAATTATCCGGCGCCTCAGCACAGAAAACCCCTTTGTAACTACAAACATCAGATCCAACCCAATTAAGAGTAAGATTCAAAGGGTCAGATAGAATCGCTTGCTTCCAAGCTTGTAAAGCTATGTAAGCATTTCTAAGCCTGTCGTTTTCAAAAACCAGCTTAGGATCAACGGTGACTTCTTCACCACGGTCGCCAAATTCATCTCTGTAGTAAAGAAGTTGCCGTTGACGGATGTAGTGAGCTTCAGCATCGGTCAgtccaccgccgccgccatgGCCGGAAACTTGAAGAAGCTCTTCAGAAGAAGCTAGGCACAAAAGAGTgccaaagaagaggaaaatttGCAGCAAAGAATGAATGGTGAAATGGGTATCGCTCTTCATCTCATATGCGAGACATCTGATTCAACAAAATGCCGAAATTCTTCTATGAAATGCCGattttttggggttttttttttttttttgcagaaaAATGGCTCAAATCCCTCGTTGAGATCTGAGCTTCAAaatgtagaagaagaagaagaaagagaagaggatAGATAAAGAGAGGATTTTAGGGGTTCGTTTCTAGGGATTTTGGAGAtgtgtgagagagaaatagtACGCGAAAAAAGGGCCAGCTATGTTACAGCTCAAAGCCCaccatattctttttttctttttttttttttctctttttatttataaatatttttcgaaattattctttttttttttcctttcttgggatttattccctttttttcccccttcaTATTCCTTGAAccttgtttatttatttatttatttaatttaatttttaagcaTTTCCTTNTTCATATTCCTTGAAccttgtttatttatttatttatttattttaatttttaagcaTTTCCTTACATTTTGAGAcccaaaatcatttcaatcattaccgttaatattttaatacaaataCTTAATCTTATCAAATACCTGGTTAATTAATgtcttattaaaaattaaatgataattttttttaaaattatcgaATTAAACATAATCTAGTAGATAATTTTGGAGGATGACCGCTAATTTAgtgaatgatcatgagtttataataaatcCATTCGTGCGatgccttttggggaagccctatgctcaaagtgaacaatatcatNTTACATTTTGATAcccaaaatcatttcaatcattaccgttaatattttaatacaaatatttaatcttaTCAAATACCTGGTTAATTAATgtcttattaaaaattaaatgataattttttttaaaattatcgaATTAAACATAATCTAGTAGATAATTTTGGAGGATGACCGCTAATTTAgtgaatgatcatgagtttataataaatcCATTCGTGCGatgccttttggggaagccctatgctcaaagtgaacaatatcatatcattatgggGAATCGTGTtcatttaacatggtatcagagtcatgccctaaaatttagtcgtgccaatagattggta is a window from the Cucurbita pepo subsp. pepo cultivar mu-cu-16 chromosome LG07, ASM280686v2, whole genome shotgun sequence genome containing:
- the LOC111798546 gene encoding leucine-rich repeat extensin-like protein 4 (The sequence of the model RefSeq protein was modified relative to this genomic sequence to represent the inferred CDS: added 200 bases not found in genome assembly), coding for MKSDTHFTIHSLLQIFLFFGTLLCLASSEELLQVSGHGGGGGLTDAEAHYIRQRQLLYYRDEFGDRGEEVTVDPKLVFENDRLRNAYIALQAWKQAILSDPLNLTLNWVGSDVCSYKGVFCAEAPDNSSIRTVAGIDLNHGDIAGYLPEELGLLVDLALFHINSNRFCGTVPHKFKHLKMLFELDLSNNRFAGKFPRVVLELPELKFLDLRFNEFEGTVPKELFDKDLDAIFINHNRFRFDLPENFGNSPVSVIVLANNKFHGCVPGSIGNMTRLNEIILMNNGFRSCLPPEIGLLKNLTVLDLSFNEFLGALPETIGGMVSLEQLNVAHNFLSGKVPESICKLPNLKNFTYSYNFFTGEAPSCLALPGFDDRRNCIPKRPVQRSERQCKSFLSKPVDCSSFGCPSYVAPSPPVVVPSPPPVVVSSPPPPDWDSHPIYRPHSPPPPPPSPPPPSPPPPVYSPPPPPPSPPPPSPPPVYSPPPPPPSPPPPSPPPPSPPPPSPPPPPPPVYSPPPPPPSPPPPSPPPPSPPPPVYSPPPLPPSPPPPAPVYCIRPPPPPPPPNSPPPPPNSPPPPPLFSPPPPVYYYNSPPPPNSPPPPPMYSPPPPPMYSPPPRPHSPPPPPHSPPPPIYPYLSPPPPPVYSPPPPVYSPPPPNSPPPPPPCIELPPPPPPPCIEYHEPPPPPSPSPPPPIQYLPPPSPSPPPPPPPTPVFHSPPPPIYYSPPPPSPPPPSSPPPSPVYEGPLPPIYGVSYASPPPPPYY